In Suricata suricatta isolate VVHF042 chromosome X, meerkat_22Aug2017_6uvM2_HiC, whole genome shotgun sequence, the DNA window CCTGGTGGCCTTCCCAGGACATAAACTAAGGAAACGGAATCTCCCTGCCACTACAGAGGGATATTAATGTCTAGAGTGCTACAGGGACATGAAATGGGATTGGACAACCAAGAGATAAGGCATGCAAAAAACCAGTCCATAAATATGTCACTCAAACCTAAAGATGGTTTATAGGGAGACTGTTATTTGCAGATGCAGTGTGCCAGGCATATGATAGCCAATtagtaaatgtttgatgaatcCTCAGTGTAGTTTTATGGCAGTTATTACACTTTGTACTTTCTTTCCAAGAGGCCCAGTGTTTCCAGACCAAGTCAGATGCGGCATCCACAtatacaaaattagaaaattgtaTAATACTGCTATAGCAAATCCCAGAAAAGCAAAcacttaaatgttatttttgctgaaataaaattaatCCCTACAGAAAATTAAGACTGCACAAGAGATTGAAAAGATTGAAAAGAACCTGCCACTGAGAGCAATCACTATTAACGTTCAACATATTcttgatgtatatatattttctaacattttttgttctaattacagtggtttttaaaaattaaaactatatggAAGTATATTGGTTAAAAAGTCAAAAACCACTTCACTCTAACCTCCAGTTTGTTTTCTCAAAAAACAGATTTGTATTTTATGCTTTCAGATCTTCTGTGCATTTTAGTACATATATACCTGcatgcttatattttaaaataggatcATACTATGCATATCCTTTTATTTAATACACTTTGAAAATCTTCTTAGGACAGaagcagttttttcttttaaaaacattttttaaaatgttttatttatttttgagagagagagagagaaagagagacggcatgagcaggggagggtcagagagagagggagacacagtacctgaagcaggctccaggctctgagctagctgtcagcacagagcctgccgcggggatcagacccacaaccgtgagatcatgacctgagccaaagccaggcgctcaaccgactgagccacccaggcgtctagAGGCAGTTTTTTCTTAACAGCTGCATAGGATTCCATTTTAAGGATAAAGTATATACTGTAATTCATTCAGCCATCATCCTATCGATCAATAGTTAAGTTTCTAATTTTCTGCCATTACTaacagtgctgcagtgaacatttgTGAGTATTTCTGTTGACCAGGTTCCTGGAAGGAATTTTAGCATGGTCAAAggatatatgaacatatatatttttttacatggtTGAGACTATAAACCAACTGTGATCTTGGTTTGCTTAAGATTATAGCATATGTAGTTCTTCATGTTATTAAGTATTtgtataattttcaaattaagcGTGTAATATTCTATCTTAATAAAGTATCTTTTGAAGGATATGTAGCTCCATAAATCTTTGTCTGAAATTTCAGATCATCTCTTTAGGGCACATACTCTGAAATGGATTTACTGTATTAAAAGGTGTGATACATGCTTCCAAGTTGCTTTCCAGAAATACTGTGTGTTCTTTTCACTCCTCTAGCAGTGTTTGCAGACCCTGAATATTACCATTGACTTATCCTCACTGTTTAATTTTCAGTCTTGGTGGGTGAAAAATGTTGGTTAATTCTGGCTTTAACTTGCATTTCTGATGATTGATGAGGTTTGAACATTTCCCAGACAACTCTCCTGTATCCTCACGTCTGTATTTTCCCTGTATTTAATCTGTTACCAAGTCCTGCAGATTCCACTGATTTGAATGCATAGatcacctccttcctctctttctttaaaagggCTGCTGCATTAGGTGAATCCATTATGTCTCAAAGAGACTGGGGTTCTAACTGATCTTGCTagtgccaccccacccccctctgaAGTTCCACTCTGTTGCCAGGGTGATCTGTTTGAAAGGGCTTTGATTATGtcacttcccttcctttccctcccctcattCCCCTGTTTAAAACCTTTTGAAGGTCTTTCTCATTTGTCCATCAAATAATGCCTTTAAGATATGATTTCTACCTTCCAGTCTTAATGTCTTGCCTCATCCTATTTTATGCTCCgttgtaacttttaaaattcatttatggaTCCATGAACTGGttagtctattttatttaacaattctGTGCCAACTGTTAGAATTGACCAAGCTGTCCCTGCTTTATGTATCTTTTACTCTGAACAGGATTCTGTCATAGCATGGATAATGTTTATGTGTCTTTTTGTCTTTAGTAAAGATGTATAATGCTCCTCTAGGACCATAAACCCTCTCTGGGCTTACTGACTTTTGTATCCTGAAGCCAAGTACTGGACTTGgcaactgaaaaatataaaatgaatgtgtGGATTACCCataatgtcttttttccatttatctctTAGGCCTTAATATTTCCCTGATTTTATTAATTGgcatgaattctttatataataaGGATATTCATGTATTGGTGTAAGTATCTTCTCAAAGTGTATTgtcttttaattctgttttagTTTACCTTTGATGTAATTAGGTTTCTCATTTTTATGTAATCAGGCATAGCCATCTTGTATTTGTTCACATCTTCCAGTGAGATTGTTGCTGTtcattattttatgcttttattttctatgatGTTAATATATGCTGAATGTGGAAAACTTAGAACATACAGAAATGTccaaagaaaatagttttttaaaataaaaagctcacaTAATCCTACTTCCCAGAAATAACCACTATTAATGATATCCAACAAATAAATAGGCATGGAGTAAAtaattgttggatgaatgaaataaaaatttgatgcggtctttttatttatataaatgttttagaaGAAACTATCAGTGTAATtgagttttatattaatttgcttttttctcttactgttttgtgaacatttttccatgacaataatcttctaatttttttcagttacatCAAAATCATATTGAGCCAAGCTTGCCACCAAGATCCCAACAGTCACCATGATGCTGAGCACGGAAGGCAGGGAGGGGTTCGTGGTGAAGGTCAGGGGCCTACCCTGGTCCTGCTCAGCTGATGAAGTGATGCGTTTCTTCTCTGATTGTAAAATCCAAAATGGCACATCAGGTATTCGTTTCATCTACACCAGAGAAGGCAGACCAAGTGGTGAAGCGTTTGTCGAACTTGAATCTGAAGATGAAGTGAAATTGGCTTtgaagaaggacagagaaaccATGGGACACAGATATGTTGAAGTATTCAAGTCCAACAGTGTTGAAATGGATTGGGTGTTGAAGCATACAGGTCCGAATAGTCCTGACACTGCCAACGATGGCTTCGTCCGGCTTAGAGGACTCCCATTTGGCTGTAGCAAGGAAGAGATTGTTCAGTTCTTTTCAGGGTTGGAAATTGTGCCAAATGGGATGACACTGCCGGTGGACTTtcaggggaggagcacaggggAAGCCTTTGTGCAATTTGCTTCACAGGAGATAGCTGAAAAGGCCttaaagaaacacaaggaaagaaTAGGGCACAGGTACATTGAAATTTTCAAGAGTAGCAGAGCTGAGGTCCGAACCCACTATGATCCCCCTCGCAAGCTCATGGCTATGCAGCGGCCAGGTCCCTATGATAGGCCAGGGGCTGGCAGAGGGTATAATAGCATTGGCAGAGGGGCTGGGTTTGAAAGGATGAGACGTGGTGCCTATGGTGGAGGGTATGGAGGCTATGATGACTATGGTGGCTATAATGATGGGTATGGCTTTGGATCCGATAGATTTGGAAGAGACCTCAATTACTGTTTTTCAGGAATGTCTGATCATAGATATGGAGACGGTGGGTCCAGTTTCCAGAGCACCACAGGGCACTGTGTACACATGAGGGGATTACCTTACAGAGCTACTGAGAatgatatttacaattttttctcACCTCTTAACCCCATGAGAGTGCACATTGAAATTGGACCCGATGGCCGAGTTACTGGTGAGGCAGATGTTGAATTTGCTACTCATGAAGATGCTGTGGCAGCTATGGCAAAAGACAAAGCTAATATGCAACACAGATATGTGGAGCTCTTCTTGAATTCTACTGCAGGAACGAGTGGGGGCGCTTATGATCACAGCTATGTAGAGCTCTTTTTGAATTCTACAGCGGGGGCAAGTGGTGGTGCTTATGGTAGTCAAATGATGGGAGGGATGGGCTTATCCAACCAGTCTAGTTATGGGGGTCCTACAAGCCAGCAGCTAAGTGGTGGCTATGGAGGTGGTTATGGTGGTCAGAGCAGTATGAGTGGATATGACCAAGTTCTGCAGGAAAACTCCAGTGACTATCAGTCAAACCTCGCTTAAGTAAAGAACAACACTGAACAGCTGTTACAGAAATAAAAGCTGTGCATTTATGGGAGTTGTAGAATGGGAGGGATGTCTAGCATATCCAATGTGATTGGTAATTGGGAAATATCATTGATTCTGATTACTCTTggccagctttctttctttcttttctttctttttttctttctttctttcctttttttaaaacaaattaacagtTTCGAATTACAGGCTTGTGATTCATGCTTACTGTAAAGTGGAAGTTAAGGTTTTAAAACTTCAAGCTCAGTAATTTTGAACACTGAAGCATTCACCTAGGATGTAATAACAACGTTCAGTATTGACCATAACTGTTAAAACAACTTTCAGCTTTCCTCAAGTTAGTTATGTTATAGGTGTGTACCTAAGCAGTAAGCGTATTTAGGTTAAAGCAGTTTCACTTATGTTAAATGTTGCTCTTATACCACAGTACACTGAAAACTTTGGATGCATGTTGAGAAACATGCTTTTCTGTAAAATTCAAATATAGGAGCTGTGTCTGCGATTCAAAGTGAAAACATTTGGCATGTTTGTTAATTCTAGCTTTTTGGTTTAATATGCTGTAAGGCACTTGAGTgtacacttttactttttttttaagatctggGACAATTTTGAGATGTAATACCAATACTTAGGAGTTAGGTCATGTCATTTGTATGAGATTATGAGGATTTGATTTAAATCTTTCCTTGTATTGTGATTTCCATTAGATGTATTGTACTAAGTGAAACTTGTTAAAtaaatcttccttttaaaaatggaaaaatcttgtacagcttgatttttttttaaaaaaatgtttaatctctatacccaaagtgggacttgaactcatggccccaacatcaagagtcacatggccTCTGATtgagccagctgggcgcccccagcttgattttttttttaatgctctatcatgaaatttttcttttgtattgaaatttaaattgtttttaaatttttataaacttgTATTAGCATCTTTATACATACATTGTTATATTACTAATTTTCTAGGATATattcttagaagtggaattgctgagtcaaacatacaaacatttttaaggcttttgatttgcattatcAGAAAGATTATGGTACTTTGTGTTTGTACCAGGAGTGTATGTCCCCCTCACTCCCATAGACTTCTTAATGATACATATTATTCTTGGTCTTGGCTAATTTGTTAGTTGAAAATGGTACCCCAttgctattttatcttttttaagttttatatttgagaaagaaagtgcaagcgggggagggacagagagagggagacaggatctgatgcaagctctgcactgacagcagagagcctgatgcagggctgcaactcaccaactgagatcatgacctgagccgaagtgggatgcttaattgactgagccacccaaactcTCCTCCcattgctattttaatttctgtttaattAATGTTGAGGTGgagtatttttctgtttgttcctaAATGACTCACCTCCATATCTATAGGACTATGGATCTACTCTGGAGACGATCAAGACAGCATTCTCCAAAATCCAAGAAGTAAAAGCAAATAAATCCCCTTCCTTTTGTTTAATCATAAAAGGAAGATCTAAGGCCAATGTATATGTTTTAAGAAAGAGTTAAGCATATGTTATAGAAATAATTCAGTCTCCTCAATGAATTTATTAATAGcatctctaggggcacctggctgactcagtcggttaagcatccaactttggctcaggtgatctcgcagtctgtgagttcaagccccgcatcaggctctgtgctgacagcttagagcttggagcctgctttggatcctgtgtctccatccctctctgccctcccctgctcatgccatgctctgtctctctcaaaagtaaataaacactaaaaaaattttttaaataattttttaaaaatctataaacacCTTTAAGGTTTTGCAAGGCACTTAAAACTTGTTCTTAACCattggttctcaaacttttagCATGAACCAGAATCCTCTGCAGGGCTTGTTAATACATTGATTACTGGGCCTCCCtcttaaaatttctgaaatttggTAATTCTGGAATGGTGCTTAAGAATCTGCTGATGTTGCTGGTCTCATGACCACATTTTGTGACCCATCACAGCTCTCTAATGGCTAAAAGCCCTAAAACAACAGCTTTAAGAGGCAGCTTCCTTCATGATTCCTGATTGTCTTCTTTTACATTCCAATGAGAGTAATTTAAACTTtctattaaaacacagattgtgTATGATTGTTTACAGCATCTTGCACCTCCAGTGAGGACTTCAAAGGCCTGTGACACCAGAGGCTCTCTTACATTTCTGCATATACAGTAGCTGTTAACAATTACACTTGTCAATGACCTTCAGGCCTGGATGCCCTCAGCTCACTACCAGCTGAACCTGAACTAAAAGTCTTTTTGTGGATCTCTTGACCAACCTGTAAATGGATTGTTATCCTCGCTATGCTTATAGCCTGGGGTCCAGAAAAATGCTCTGAGATGGGAAGCAAACACCAAATTGGTATTACCCGACAATTTTATTCAATGACACTTTTTATTGAGTATCATTTCTACAAAATCATTCACACTGAGGATACAGTGAAAGGTGAATTCTTTGATGACTTCTAATTTCTCTAACAGTAGGTAAGAGAGCAAAAAATCCATTTTGACTCATGTCATACAAAGCCAGTCATTACCATGCCCTCCTAAagctccttcaggaagcctttccCAGAGGGTTCTCAAGTAGGTGTTTTTACTTTCCAGGCTGCTTAGTTAATTTTCCAGAAGATTCTAGAAATATGAGCCAAGATTCTCCAGTTAGCCACTAGATGTCACCAAATGCCAGGAAAGAATTGGTGAGCCCTGAGATCAAAGGTGTTTGCAGCTTCTTGCTAGATAAGGAAACTCCCAAGGTTTAAGGAAGCAGACAACAGAGAGGGACCCTGGAGAAGGCCAGCAGTCAGCACCAGAGGTGTGGAAACCGACAGCAGTACCTGTCAGGGCAGCAGCACagatgtgcacacatacacacccctctAACTCTCAAATCTAATTCTGTAACACTACCAAGGAGAGTTTGCTGGGAAGTAAAGTGTGAAACCCACCCATAGCCCTCCTGAGCACCAAGCTTGGAGATTCATTTTAGAGCGTACCTGTGAGCTATTTGGCAGGATCAGGCTGAAAGTTTGCAGTCACAGCAATCATATCCTAAGGGGGTCTCCACTGATGGCTTATGCCAGTGGTTTTCAGAGTATGCGTCCAGGACTAGCAGCCTGATctggaacttgttagaaatgcaaagtctCAGGCCCCTCCCAGACTGACTGAATGGTAAACTCTGGGGTGAGGCCACAAATCTGTTTTTAATAAGCCCTGCACAGAACTATTTGCTTATATAGGTACCCTGTTTTTcacctattcatttatttttaaaaacgtttttaaatattttatttacttagcaagagagcgcatgagcaggggaagggtggagagaaggagaaagagaatcccaagcaggctctgcactgtaagctccatcccatgaaccatgagatcatgatttaagctgaaatcaagagtcagatgctcaaataactgagccatgcaggcgcctttatttctgcatttattcATCCAACCATAAAGGAAGTCCCTATACCAGAGACAATCTTATCTGTAAGCATGACACAGCTTCTGTATCCTCCCTCCCAAACTGATATGAAAAAGCATTGCGAATTCACTTACAAATCAAGGTCCTTTTTCCTCAGGGAGAATTCCTAACCTGTCAGCAAAAAGGAAGATTTCTCCAAGAAGGGCCTCGAAGGCTATTGCAAAACCAGACTGCCACTGATGAAATGGGATTCCACTNNNNNNNNNNNNNNNNNNNNNNNNNNNNNNNNNNNNNNNNNNNNNNNNNNNNNNNNNNNNNNNNNNNNNNNNNNNNNNNNNNNNNNNNNNNNNNNNNNNNCCCTCCCAAACTGATATGAAAAAGCATTGCGAATTCACTTACAAATCAAGGTCCTTTTTCCTCAGGGAGAATTCCTAACCTGTCAGCAAAAAGGAAGATTTCTCCAAGAAGGGCCTCGAAGGCTATTGCAAAACCAGACTGCCACTGATGAAATGGGATTCCACTCACCGCACCTGACACAAAGCTGGGAGTGTCACAGGGGCCATTTCACAATCTGCTCTCACAGTGACCAAAAGTCAACTTTTCTGAATGCAAAGCAAGCATGTGTGTGGGTTCACCAGGTTAGTGCGGTGCAAGGCCCCATTCAAAAGGTTAGCTTGCGCTCGGAGCCTGTCTGTGGGAGCCGTTCCCGCCCGCCCCAGCAGTGATCTGCACAGACAGATGCACAGAACACACCTTTCGCCAGCATCTGAGAATGACTGTACTTTTTCCagtaattattttctaaactatttACCTATTCCAATGCTCTGTGTGACCAACATACTAATTAGGAAACCTACCTGCATATTGTGAATGCCCTTATTCCAGCactccctcttcctgcctccccttgTTTGCTCGGGGCTTATTTCTCATACACGCGATGTTATTACGCATCAATGCTATCCCCATTATAGAGACGCGGAAATTGAGTCTCAGGAAGGGTGAAAACCAATCTTATGTTTGGGAAAGAAGCAGAACGCTGGAGGGCAGAAGGAAATGATGTCTAGCGAGGACAAGAGGACTCGGTTCGGATCTGAATGAGATAGAATGAGTAGCGGCGCCCTGGGACCTGTGTTTCGAGGATGGCGGCGACCCGCGCTGGGTCTAGCTCCTCCTCTCACGCTCCTCTGCCGGTAGTCCCTTTTCACTCCAGCAAGCCCGCTGAGAGGCGAGTAAATGGTCGGGGGGGGGCGGTGCggggagggggctcaggaggGCGGAGAGAGAGTTTGGTATGAATcgattccttcctttcccctctcgCTTACCGGAGACCCTCAATCCCCCCTTCCAACACACCCACTGGGTATTGCGTTTTCTTGTATAGGAATCTGGCAGTGGCCGCCGGGTAATGGCGGCCGCTGGGCGGGTACTGGTGCGGGTCTTGGCAGAGGGGGCGTGGTTAGCGAGGCCGCGACCAGATgggaccctggggaggggagtCAGTCTGGTGTCAACGGATATCTGAGAGGGGAGACCACCAACTCGATAAGTGGGGCCTGACAAGTTAAGGCTGGTCTGGGAACCTCGCTCCCCCTCTCAGACCCCTCTCACTTCTTCGGGTCCAGTGGGCGCTGGGAGCAGGAGGCCAGGCCCTACCGTACCACTGGCCCGGAACGGCCTCCCTGGAACCTTCCTGGGCGCCCCTTCCGTGGATTAGCTCCGCATCTGCTCCCCGGAGAAGTCATGCTTCCTGCGCCCACAGCTCCTTGGCTCCAGGATAGCTCTGAGAGCAGGGGCGAGGCAACCTTTGGTGGGCCTCTGGAAGCCAGTTTTCCCTACGTGGAGCCTTGCCTGGCAGAGTAGGCGCTCAATACTTGTTTACTACAGTTGAGTGTTGATTCCGTTTTTATGGACTGTGATGAATCCTTTTCCTTCCGTTTTCTAAACTACCAGTGGTGACTGGATCATGGACAATTATCCACTAATTATCACAATATCGTATTAGAAGTTTAAACGTTATGAAAACATGTTGgttcttttgtttgattttttctcACCTcatattattttgctatttgcagcgc includes these proteins:
- the HNRNPH2 gene encoding heterogeneous nuclear ribonucleoprotein H2 — protein: MMLSTEGREGFVVKVRGLPWSCSADEVMRFFSDCKIQNGTSGIRFIYTREGRPSGEAFVELESEDEVKLALKKDRETMGHRYVEVFKSNSVEMDWVLKHTGPNSPDTANDGFVRLRGLPFGCSKEEIVQFFSGLEIVPNGMTLPVDFQGRSTGEAFVQFASQEIAEKALKKHKERIGHRYIEIFKSSRAEVRTHYDPPRKLMAMQRPGPYDRPGAGRGYNSIGRGAGFERMRRGAYGGGYGGYDDYGGYNDGYGFGSDRFGRDLNYCFSGMSDHRYGDGGSSFQSTTGHCVHMRGLPYRATENDIYNFFSPLNPMRVHIEIGPDGRVTGEADVEFATHEDAVAAMAKDKANMQHRYVELFLNSTAGTSGGAYDHSYVELFLNSTAGASGGAYGSQMMGGMGLSNQSSYGGPTSQQLSGGYGGGYGGQSSMSGYDQVLQENSSDYQSNLA